The DNA region GTTCGACGAGGAGAACTCGCCGCTGGTCCTCGGGCCGATCGCCAAGGAGCGGTGGATCTACTCTTGCTGCAAGCAGATGCTGGACCGGGTCATCTGGGCGTATGGGAGGCAGGGGCTCGCTTTCACCCTCTTCCGCCCCTTCAACTGGATCGGGCCGCGGCTCGACTCGATCGAGACCGCCAAGGAGGGGAGTTCCCGCGTGGTCACCCAGTTCATCGCCGACCTGTACCTCGGCAAGCCGATCAAGGTGGTCGACGGCGGAGAGCAGCGCCGCTGCTTCACCTACGTGGACGACGGAATCGCGGGGCTGATGAAGGTCCTCGCGAACAAAAACGGCTGCGCGAACGGTGGGATCTTCAACATCGGGAACCCGGCGAACGACCACTCGGTCCGGGAGCTCGCGGAAATGCTCCGGGAGTTGTACGCGAAGCACCCACGGAACCGCGGGAAGAAAGTCCCCCCCATCATCGAGGTCAACTCGAAGCAGTTCTACGGAGAGGGGTACCAGGACATCCAGACGCGGACTCCCTCGATCCGGCGCGCGAAGGAAATCCTCGGGTGGGAACCGAAGGTGCCGATGAAGACGGCGCT from Candidatus Deferrimicrobium sp. includes:
- a CDS encoding bifunctional UDP-4-keto-pentose/UDP-xylose synthase, producing the protein MKVLILGVNGFIGHHLTDRILKETDWKIYGMDLSADRLGKSASHPRFDFVEGDISINKEWIEYHIKKADVILPLVAIATPKVYVERPLSVFELDFEENLRIVRQVHRYGKRIVFPSTSEVYGMCGDKEFDEENSPLVLGPIAKERWIYSCCKQMLDRVIWAYGRQGLAFTLFRPFNWIGPRLDSIETAKEGSSRVVTQFIADLYLGKPIKVVDGGEQRRCFTYVDDGIAGLMKVLANKNGCANGGIFNIGNPANDHSVRELAEMLRELYAKHPRNRGKKVPPIIEVNSKQFYGEGYQDIQTRTPSIRRAKEILGWEPKVPMKTALKKTLDAFLAEADASRAEM